One stretch of Juglans microcarpa x Juglans regia isolate MS1-56 chromosome 3D, Jm3101_v1.0, whole genome shotgun sequence DNA includes these proteins:
- the LOC121255436 gene encoding transcription factor bHLH143 — MVKASESRLCPEHSAWKPSKLNFMSTALCPRQQEHLPTCVDPGISVSSSPMALPMFSVPIIPDSKTEQINEAHGSIQCSPLQFQGLLPTPDLYLKAKQSVLSSVFNWKAVPNANSGSSPKRFLIFDQCGNQTRLIYNSVCFPVENPTAATKPHCSFKFNEEPEAARVCQIDPSKYTLQEESGENIITHEESEMHEDTEEINALLYSDDDDDGDDDEIMSTGHSPIAIKRSHEKHEQVEYLTDEVTGPDSRNKRQKLLDGRYKESSPMGTASSVKLDRSAEYDSDAESGYAIGQNQAEEAGSILGKVCFKRDKIRETLRTLEGIIPGAEGKDPLLVIDEAIDYLKILKSQISRSEQAIGCTLLGMFAKGLEEGWKGGYP; from the coding sequence ATGGTTAAGGCCAGCGAATCTCGGCTTTGTCCAGAGCATTCTGCTTGGAAGCCATCTAAACTGAATTTCATGAGCACAGCACTGTGCCCGAGGCAACAGGAACATTTGCCAACATGTGTAGACCCTGGCATTTCTGTGTCCTCTTCACCTATGGCACTGCCCATGTTTTCAGTTCCTATCATACCAGACTCGAAGactgaacaaattaatgaagcTCATGGATCTATTCAGTGTTCACCTCTTCAATTCCAGGGCTTGCTTCCTACTCCTGACCTTTATCTCAAAGCAAAGCAATCTGTGCTGTCTAGTGTGTTTAATTGGAAGGCTGTGCCAAATGCAAATTCTGGGTCTTCTCCAAAGAGGTTTCTTATTTTTGATCAGTGTGGGAATCAAACAAGGCTAATTTATAATTCAGTTTGCTTCCCTGTTGAGAACCCAACTGCTGCCACAAAACCACATTGTTCTTTTAAGTTTAATGAGGAACCGGAAGCAGCTAGAGTGTGTCAAATTGATCCAAGCAAGTACACTTTGCAGGAAGAGTCTggtgaaaatataataactcatGAGGAAAGCGAGATGCATGAAGACACCGAAGAAATCAATGCCTTGCTTTactctgatgatgatgatgatggcgaTGACGATGAAATAATGAGCACAGGCCATTCTCCAATCGCCATAAAGAGGAGCCATGAGAAACATGAACAGGTTGAATACCTAACGGATGAAGTTACTGGACCTGACAGCCGAAACAAAAGGCAGAAACTACTCGATGGTAGGTACAAAGAATCGTCACCTATGGGCACTGCTAGTTCAGTAAAACTGGACAGATCTGCCGAGTATGATAGTGATGCTGAATCAGGCTATGCCATTGGCCAGAACCAAGCTGAGGAAGCGGGTTCTATTTTGGGAAAGGTGTGTTTTAAAAGGGATAAAATCCGTGAGACATTGAGAACACTTGAGGGTATAATTCCCGGTGCAGAGGGTAAGGACCCATTGTTGGTTATTGATGAAGCTATAGATTACCTGAAGATTTTGAAGAGCCAAATCTCTAGGAGCGAACAAGCAATAGGTTGCACCCTCCTTGGCATGTTTGCCAAAGGGTTGGAAGAAGGGTGGAAAGGTGGTTACCCTTGA
- the LOC121255379 gene encoding root phototropism protein 3-like, whose protein sequence is MWESETESVGGRDYGNGVLSSSKHGVKTDGFELRGQSWYVATDIPSDLEVQVGDVNFHLHKYPLLSRSGKMNRILYESRDPGLNKIALDDLPGGPDAFELAARFCYGIAVDLTAANISGLRCAAEYLEMTEDLEEGNLIFKTEAFLSYVVLSSWRDSIVVLKSCEKLSPWAENLQIVRRCSESIAWKACANPKGIRWAYTGRAPKDSSPKWNDMKDSSPSRNQPVPPDWWFEDVSLLRIDHYVRVITAIKVKGMKFELIGAAIMHYAVKWLTGLISDATGAGDEGSNGSNSNTSISSSSWKGGLHMIVAGTKDDLPIVQAKDQRMIIESLISIIPPQKDSVSCSFLLRLLRMANMMKVAPALVTELEKRVGMQFEQATLADLLIPSYNKNETMYDVDLVQRLLEHFLVQEQIESLSPSRQSFSDKHMYEGSHRVNNPNAKMRVARLVDSYLTEVSRDRNLSLTKFQVLAEALPESARTCDDGLYRAIDSYLKAHPTLSEHERKRLCRVMDCQKLSIDACMHAAQNERLPLRVVVQVLFSEQVKISNAIANSSLKEAGESQYQPVISNRKSLLEGTPQSFQEGWTAAKKDINTLKFELESVKTKYLELQNDMENLQRQFDKMVKQKQTSAWSSGWKKLSKFTKMTTLESQDIGHQLPNAAEQTRKTPRRWRNSIS, encoded by the exons ATGTGGGAATCAGAGACCGAGTCAGTTGGAGGCAGAGACTATGGCAATGGCGTTCTTAGTTCTAGCAAGCATGGGGTCAAGACTGACGGGTTTGAGCTAAGGGGCCAGTCTTG GTATGTTGCAACTGATATTCCTAGTGACCTTGAAGTTCAAGTTGGGGATGTTAATTTCCATTTGCACAAG TATCCCTTGCTTTCTCGGAGTGGAAAGATGAACAGGATCCTATATGAATCACGCGACCCAGGATTGAATAAGATAGCTCTGGATGACCTTCCTGGTGGACCTGATGCTTTCGAGTTGGCAGCAAGATTCTGCTATGGAATTGCTGTTGATCTAACAGCAGCCAATATCTCTGGCCTGAGATGTGCTGCAGAGTACCTTGAAATGACAGAAGACTTGGAAGAAGGCAATCTTATATTTAAGACCGAAGCATTTCTAAGCTATGTAGTTTTATCCTCATGGAGGGACTCTATAGTGGTGTTGAAAAGCTGTGAGAAGCTCTCACCATGGGCAGAGAACCTTCAAATTGTCCGAAGATGCAGCGAGTCCATTGCTTGGAAAGCTTGTGCCAATCCAAAAGGAATAAGATGGGCATACACTGGAAGGGCCCCAAAAGACTCCAGCCCTAAATGGAATGACATGAAGGACTCCAGTCCCAGTAGAAATCAGCCGGTTCCTCCGGATTGGTGGTTTGAAGATGTTTCTCTCCTTAGGATTGATCACTATGTCAGGGTCATTACTGCAATTAAGGTCAAGGGAATGAAATTTGAGCTGATTGGAGCTGCAATAATGCATTATGCAGTAAAATGGCTAACGGGTCTGATAAGTGATGCAACAGGGGCAGGAGACGAAGGAAGCAATGGCAGCAATAGTAATACTAGTATTAGCAGCAGTAGTTGGAAGGGGGGTCTCCATATGATTGTGGCAGGAACTAAAGACGATCTTCCTATCGTTCAGGCCAAGGATCAGAGGATGATCATCGAGAGCCTCATCAGCATAATTCCACCACAGAAGGATAGTGTCTCATGCAGCTTCCTACTTCGGCTGTTGAGAATGGCAAACATGATGAAAGTGGCTCCCGCTTTGGTAACTGAATTGGAGAAACGAGTGGGAATGCAGTTTGAACAGGCTACATTGGCAGATCTTCTTATTCcatcttacaataaaaatgagACAATGTATGATGTGGATCTTGTTCAGAGACTTTTGGAGCATTTTTTAGTTCAAGAACAGATAGAAAGTTTGAGTCCGAGCAGGCAATCTTTTTCTGACAAGCACATGTATGAAGGTAGCCATAGGGTTAATAACCCAAACGCTAAGATGAGAGTGGCAAGGCTTGTTGACAGTTATCTTACAGAGGTGTCCAGAGATAGAAACCTCTCCCTCACAAAGTTTCAGGTACTGGCAGAAGCTTTGCCTGAATCTGCAAGGACCTGTGATGATGGACTTTACCGAGCAATTGATTCTTACCTCAAG GCCCATCCAACGCTGTCTGAGCATGAAAGGAAACGACTTTGCCGTGTGATGGATTGCCAGAAGCTTTCaattgatgcatgcatgcatgctgcccAGAATGAACGGCTTCCATTAAGAGTCGTCGTGCAAGTCCTCTTCTCTGAGCAGGTAAAGATAAGCAATGCAATAGCCAACAGCTCCCTGAAAGAAGCTGGTGAATCTCAATACCAGCCAGTGATTTCAAACCGGAAATCACTGCTTGAAGGGACTCCGCAATCATTCCAAGAAGGATGGACAGCTGCCAAGAAGGACATTAACACACTCAAGTTTGAGCTCGAGAGTGTGAAAACCAAGTACCTTGAGCTCCAAAATGACATGGAGAATCTGCAGAGACAGTTTGATAAAATGGTAAAGCAGAAGCAGACATCAGCATGGAGCAGTGGGTGGAAGAAATTAAGCAAATTTACGAAGATGACCACTTTAGAAAGCCAGGATATTGGGCATCAGCTCCCAAACGCTGCTGAACAGACTAGAAAGACACCTAGAAGATGGAGAAATTCAATTTCCTGA
- the LOC121255401 gene encoding uncharacterized protein LOC121255401, giving the protein MAKAPPEMDRTVDSPTSSKAQRLKHHHQRTLSSPLLISHVYSPKLSIFVLATCVVLFVLFHIQYSLQTPPSDPPSPSWSLMHQWQRVINTTIGTSSTELMCTNKLKSMADHLRQSVTFLPLKDLRYTQTALQGHTWFMSSMYDIHEEGEVQYQQFPSESSQGRLLCVKGRDKHDGSWNSYALAWPETLPFNATLMKGLTFVSYNHYNYDNIWHGLSAMVPFVAWHRNNGCAMPTRWVLYHWGELRLKMGLWLTTLMDATFGGQPYIEGFEEVGEDHEPVCFEKSVVMRHNEGGMSRERRMEAYDLMRCKARVYCNVSMEGRPGTGVNGRGVPVIGMTMFMRTGPRSFRNDTAVIGIFERECAKVDGCRLTVAYSNNLSVCEQVNLMSLTDILISPHGAQLTNMFLMDRNSSVMEFFPKGWLKLAGVGQHVYHWLASWSGMRHQGVWRDPNGENCPYPEDDRRCMSIFKSGKIGYNETYFGEWARNVLNEVKTRKLEEQVNKNSSSSSASSTTSSTGCGCR; this is encoded by the exons ATGGCCAAAGCGCCTCCAGAAATGGATAGAACTGTCGACAGTCCCACCTCCAGCAAAGCTCAGCGGCTCAAACATCACCACCAACGCACCCTCTCATCACCACTTTTAATCTCTCATGTCTACTCCCCTAAACTGTCCATCTTCGTCTTAGCCACCTGTGTCGTCCTCTTCGTTCTCTTCCATATCCAATACTCCCTCCAAACCCCACCATCTGATCCCCCTTCACCCTCATGGTCTCTCATGCACCAATGGCAGAGAGTCATCAACACGACCATCGGAACCTCCTCCACCGAGTTGATGTGCACCAACAAGCTCAAATCCATGGCCGACCACCTCCGACAGTCGGTCACGTTTCTCCCACTCAAAGATTTACGTTACACACAAACCGCTCTTCAGGGCCATACGTGGTTCATGAGCTCCATGTATGATATTCACGAAGAAGGTGAGGTGCAATATCAGCAATTCCCCTCGGAATCCTCACAGGGCCGGCTTCTTTGCGTCAAAGGCCGTGACAAGCACGACGGTTCCTGGAACTCCTACGCACTCGCATGGCCCGAGACTTTACCCTTCAATGCTACGCTCATGAAGGGCCTAACCTTTGTGTCGTACAACCACTACAACTACGACAATATATGGCATGGTTTGTCGGCTATGGTACCTTTCGTGGCCTGGCACAGGAACAACGGGTGCGCGATGCCAACTAGGTGGGTTTTGTACCACTGGGGTGAGCTCAGGCTCAAGATGGGACTGTGGTTGACGACTTTAATGGATGCCACGTTTGGCGGGCAACCGTACATTGAAGGGTTCGAAGAGGTTGGTGAAGATCATGAGCCAGTTTGCTTTGAGAAGTCTGTGGTGATGAGGCACAATGAGGGAGGGATGTCGAGGGAGAGGAGGATGGAAGCGTATGATTTGATGAGGTGCAAGGCTAGGGTGTACTGTAACGTGAGCATGGAAGGCAGGCCGGGTACCGGGGTGAATGGCCGGGGAGTACCGGTGATTGGAATGACCATGTTTATGCGAACAGGGCCGAGATCGTTCAGGAATGATACGGCGGTGATCGGAATCTTTGAGAGGGAGTGCGCTAAGGTGGACGGTTGCCGGCTCACGGTGGCTTACTCCAATAATCTCAGCGTTTGCGAGCAG GTGAATCTGATGAGTTTGACAGATATTCTAATATCTCCGCACGGTGCCCAGTTGACCAACATGTTCCTAATGGACAGAAACAGCAGCGTAATGGAGTTCTTCCCCAAAGGGTGGCTCAAACTCGCGGGCGTAGGGCAGCATGTCTACCACTGGCTAGCTAGCTGGTCCGGGATGAGACATCAAGGCGTCTGGCGTGATCCAAACGGGGAAAATTGCCCCTACCCGGAAGATGATCGTCGCTGCATGTCTATCTTCAAGAGCGGCAAAATTGGATACAATGAGACCTACTTTGGTGAGTGGGCCAGAAATGTTTTGAATGAGGTGAAAACTCGAAAGTTGGAGGAACAAGTCAACAAGAACAGCAGCAGCAGTAGTGCTTCCAGTACCACTTCTAGTACTGGGTGTGGCTGTCGCTGA